The following nucleotide sequence is from Lysobacterales bacterium.
TGGCGGCACTTTGCACTCGCGCCCCAGCGTCGATAGTGGAAGTAGGCTTCGCGGATGAAGTTGCTGGCCAACTGTTGCTGATGTTGCGACTGCCAGAACAGGGCATAACGCTCGTTGCACAGGGCTTCGCAATGGACGATGCCGGACTCCGCGGCGGCATCGATGGCCTGCGCGTACAGCTCCATCGCGGCACGATCGTCGCCCCGCACGCGGGCCAATTCCGCGGCAATCAGCAAGGCCTTGTGGCGAAAATTCTCCGGGCAATGATCGGCCCAGGCCTGGAAGCGATGAAGCTGGACCTCGGCGAGCTGCCAATTCGACTCCCGCGTGTCGGCATCGGCAAACGCCGGGTGCAGCAACCCGAGTGCCGTAAAGAAGCTGGCCTCCACCATCGACGGACTGTCCGGCAGGCACAGGCCGATCATCGCCAGTCGCGACGAACTGTCCTGCCATTGTGCGCGATCGTCGAACAGATAGGCATGGCGGGCCATCGCCGTGCTGAAGAAAGCGAGCACGATCGGTGGTGCACTCGCGGCATCGGAAAAATAGCTGCTCACGGCGCATTCCGCGGTGTCGAAACTCGCCGCGTTCAAGGTCTTGCCGAGCAGGGCCAGCGCCGGCTGCATCACCCCGTGGCGCAACATCGCTTCGGTGGCTCGGCTGGTGGCTGCGCTTGAGAAAGGCGAGTCCCTGCTCGCACTCCGCGACCAGTTCGTCGAGCGGCAAGCCGATCGCGAAGCGATTCACCGAACGCAGCAGGGCGCAATAGCCGGCGGCAAGCGGATTGATGCCGGCACGTCCCATCACCATGCCCTGCTCAAGATAGGGAAGGGTTTCGCGCAACGGCTCGCACCAGTGCTGATAGAACCCGCCGAAATACTGGTAGACCGACAGGCGGAAATACGGATTGTCGCGCTGCTCGGAGAGCTTGCGGGCGAGTCGTCCCATGGCGTGCACGGCCGGGTAGGGGCGACCGCTCGCTGCCATCGCCGTCTGGTAGGTCACGTAGGCGATGCAGCTCAGGTCGCACTGACCGTGTGCGAGCGTGGTCTTCACCATCCGGCAGGCGCCCAGCACGTAGCTGATGCCGCGATTGATCTGGTAGGTCGCGTAGGCCAGCCCATAATAGACCTGCATTTCGAGCAGGCGTTCCGGATCGCGCATCTCGGATTGCGTCAGCAAGGCCGCCTCGTCCTGCGCAGCGAGCGTGGCCTCGGTCTCGGCAAACTCGGCGAGATAACACTGCATCGCTTCTTCCTCGCTTTCGGGGAAGTCGCGACCGAGCAAGGCCAGTGCCCGGCACAACACGACGAACGCGTCGGCGAATCGGCCCCGCAAATGCAGCAGCTCGACCAGGGCCAGACACAAGGTCACCTTTGCGGCGACGGCAGGCGCCTGCGCGATCAGGCGCACCAATCGTTGCTCGGCGACATCGAAATGGCCGGCGAGGTATTCGGCCTCGGCAAGATTCTTGTAGACGGTCAACGCGAGCTCGGGCTGCTGCTGCCACGCGTCGGGCGGCAGCAGGCTCTCGCCCTGTCGCAACAGCTCGACCGCCGCCGTGTAGGCCGCCGAAGACTTGGCACGAATCCCGCCGCGCAGGTTGAGTGCGAGCAAGCGGGCGCGCTCGGCAGGGTCGGTCATCAGCTCGATCGCGGCATTGAGCGATTCGAGGATGATGAACAGCCGCTCCTCCAGCTCGGCTTCGTTACACGCCGCGAGCAGCAGCCGTCCGCAGTGCAGCCGCAAGGCCGGGCGCTCGCTGGCCGGCGTCAGTTCGTGGGCGGCCTGCTGCACGCGATCGTGCAGGAATCGGTAGCGGGCCGTCCGCAGCAGCTCGGGGCTGTGCTCGAACTTGTAGCCCTCGTTCAAGGGCACCAACAGATTTTCCTGCAGCGCGGGCCACAGCACCTCGGCGGTGGCAACGGCATCGCGTTCGCCGACCGACATCAGCTGAGCGTGATCGAAGCTGTCGCCCAGATGGGCCGCCAGAGCAAGCAGCGCACGCGTCGCCGGCTCCAGCGCGGCGAGCTTCTGCAGCATCAGGTCGACCACGTTGTCAGTCATGCTGCGCTGGCGGATCAGTGCGAGGTCCCAGCGCCATGCGCCTTCCTTGCGCACGTAGCGGATATCACCCTTGCCATTCAGATTGCGCAGAAACTGGCCGAGAAAGAAGGGATTGCCCTGGGTCTTCTCCAGGCACAGCGCCGCCAGCGGAGCCGCTTCGGCGGGCGCGCAATGCAGGGTGTCGGCGACCAGTTGCTGGACCTCGCGAGCGCCGAGCGGTGCCAGTTGCAGGTGTTCGAGCCGGCCTTGCGCACTCCTGATCGAGGCGATCGTCAGGCTCAGCGGATCGCCCGCGGCGACCTCGTTGTCGCGATAGGCGCCGACGATCAGGGCACTGCATTCGCCGTCATCGCGCACCAGATGTTCGAGCAGGCGCAGCGTCTGCGAATCCGCCCACTGCAGATCATCGAGAAAGACCAGCAGCGGGTGTCCATGCGCAGCCAATGCCTTGACGAAACCGGCGAATGCGATGTGAAAGCGTCGCTCGCTTTCGGCCGCAGGCAACACGGCCAGACTCGGTGGCGAACCAATCAGCAGCGCGAGTTCGGGAATGATCTCGACCACGGCCGCCGCATTGTCCTGCAGCGCCTCGTTCAGGCGCGTCTTCCAGTACTGGCGGCGCTCCGATCCCTCCACGGCAATTTGGCGGATCAGCAGCTGAAACGCCTGGATCAGCGCTGCAAAAGGCTGA
It contains:
- a CDS encoding serine/threonine-protein kinase PknK, giving the protein MQLAGYTVNDVIYALGETVVATATSANGERVVLKYLDSSRPSPEFSARWRHEYAVLRSIDSPFVIKARALEQVGRGAVLVLEAFAATNLAQLIARQTLDFSDKLTLAIRLTKALSAVHHHRLIHGDIAPKNVLVDAATLGLKLCDFGLSTRLNTEQRHAQDVFLRGTLDYMSPEQTGRTNLDIDYRSDFYSLGVSLYELFAGRKPFQSGDPITLLHAQIATVPTPLHELDAAIPQPVSALVQKLLAKHPDDRYQSSFGLLQDLEACAERWRLYRRIELSELGTADVPERFCVAQKLYGREAESSAILAAFDRVSVGAVELLLISGYSGIGKTALVSELHRPVVARRGYFVRGKCDQYSRNQPFAALIQAFQLLIRQIAVEGSERRQYWKTRLNEALQDNAAAVVEIIPELALLIGSPPSLAVLPAAESERRFHIAFAGFVKALAAHGHPLLVFLDDLQWADSQTLRLLEHLVRDDGECSALIVGAYRDNEVAAGDPLSLTIASIRSAQGRLEHLQLAPLGAREVQQLVADTLHCAPAEAAPLAALCLEKTQGNPFFLGQFLRNLNGKGDIRYVRKEGAWRWDLALIRQRSMTDNVVDLMLQKLAALEPATRALLALAAHLGDSFDHAQLMSVGERDAVATAEVLWPALQENLLVPLNEGYKFEHSPELLRTARYRFLHDRVQQAAHELTPASERPALRLHCGRLLLAACNEAELEERLFIILESLNAAIELMTDPAERARLLALNLRGGIRAKSSAAYTAAVELLRQGESLLPPDAWQQQPELALTVYKNLAEAEYLAGHFDVAEQRLVRLIAQAPAVAAKVTLCLALVELLHLRGRFADAFVVLCRALALLGRDFPESEEEAMQCYLAEFAETEATLAAQDEAALLTQSEMRDPERLLEMQVYYGLAYATYQINRGISYVLGACRMVKTTLAHGQCDLSCIAYVTYQTAMAASGRPYPAVHAMGRLARKLSEQRDNPYFRLSVYQYFGGFYQHWCEPLRETLPYLEQGMVMGRAGINPLAAGYCALLRSVNRFAIGLPLDELVAECEQGLAFLKRSHQPSHRSDVAPRGDAAGAGPARQDLERGEFRHRGMRREQLFFRCRECTTDRARFLQHGDGPPCLSVRRSRTMAGQFVATGDDRPVPAGQSVDGGGQLLYGTRVAAPGVCRCRHAGVELAARRGPASSLPGLGRSLPGEFSPQGLADCRGIGPRAGRRSCRDGAVRAGHRCRRGVRHRPLRSPVQRALCPVLAVATSATVGQQLHPRSLLPLSTLGRECKVPPDRGTLATGSVPFDRIALFRIRSRQQFPSRLRADRLPRSPVPAQGQPVAVAGNPLGVATRKDARRVARKCRRGDGRDCPRR